Proteins encoded in a region of the Malaciobacter mytili LMG 24559 genome:
- a CDS encoding HAD family hydrolase: protein MKKYILFDNDGVLVETEAWYYQANYDILKTLDIHLAFEEYQKIMIRGGTAWELAFNQGYSLKEVENLKEKRDELYQHYLQTKDITIAGINETLEELSKKYKMAIVTTSTRVNFELIHKNRGITKYMDFILCVEDYERAKPHPEPYLKALEKFNATANEAIVVEDSQRGLDSAYSANIDCIIVKNEFTKSHNFNKAKHFIDKFENLKELL from the coding sequence TTGAAAAAATATATTTTATTTGATAATGATGGTGTTTTAGTTGAAACAGAGGCTTGGTATTATCAAGCAAATTACGATATTTTAAAAACTTTAGATATTCATTTAGCTTTTGAAGAGTATCAAAAGATTATGATTAGAGGTGGTACAGCTTGGGAATTAGCTTTTAATCAAGGATATTCTTTAAAAGAAGTTGAAAATCTTAAAGAAAAAAGAGATGAATTATATCAACACTATTTACAAACTAAAGATATTACAATTGCTGGAATAAATGAGACATTAGAAGAACTAAGTAAAAAATATAAAATGGCAATAGTTACAACATCAACAAGAGTTAATTTTGAGTTAATTCATAAAAATAGAGGTATTACAAAATATATGGATTTTATTTTATGTGTTGAAGATTATGAAAGAGCAAAGCCACATCCAGAGCCATATTTAAAAGCCTTAGAAAAATTTAATGCAACTGCAAATGAAGCTATTGTTGTGGAAGATAGTCAAAGAGGTTTAGACTCAGCATATAGTGCAAATATAGATTGTATTATAGTAAAAAATGAGTTTACTAAAAGTCATAACTTTAATAAAGCAAAACATTTTATAGATAAGTTCGAAAATTTAAAAGAACTTTTGTAA
- a CDS encoding EAL domain-containing protein, with translation MPINILLIEDSKSYSKALSVLLEQKNYKITPAYTFADSQKILKNQAFNFIILDLILPDKEGEELIKELSLLENNKNSKIIVLSGEQDIQKRNFLFEHGVVDYLSKQAPLKDLVEEIDTIISDILTNNKSSILVVDDSSFVRKTMKLVLSVKNYNILLAADVQEALEILKKQQVDLIFSDLEMPNIDGIEFINILKKDINTKDIPILVLSGSKDRESYAKVLKHGAIDFIRKPFLNEEILLKANLHIKHSKQIQEIANQAKELSEYKRLLNESDIISKANPKGIITYVNDNFVNISGYTKEELLGKPHNIVRHPDMSSLIFKEMWEHIKEKKTYKNIIKNRKKDGNVYYVDATISPILDINGEIKEIIGIRHDITDIMNPKRQLLDDLKYIENPILIFLEIVNYKLFQDFYSETIMHQFEEELAKKLLEYFPEYSGLKKVYNLSNGLFALLKNQYLESKYIDICLGEVIKNFKEKGVLFRDNIYDMEICLSYSNEKSYIYDDVSLGIKYAIETKTQVVYAKDFYRRAQIEARKKLKILQMIKDALANDNSCFESHFQGIIDNNTQEIVKYESLVRLKNKNEEPLTPYHFLELSKKTGYYTKITKKIIENSFKALKLTNKDISINLSGTDIENIEIRNLLLESVMKEEFKGRITFELLEDENIKDFNIIKDFISLAKLMGNVKIAIDDFGSGYSNFERLLDFQPDFLKIDGSLIKNIVNDEFSRHVVEAIILFAKKQKIKTVAEFVENEEIFNKVKELGIDYSQGYYFHKPQKL, from the coding sequence TTGCCAATAAATATACTTCTTATAGAAGATTCTAAATCATATAGTAAAGCACTAAGTGTTTTACTTGAACAAAAAAATTATAAAATAACTCCAGCATATACTTTTGCAGACTCACAAAAGATATTAAAAAACCAAGCTTTTAATTTTATTATTTTAGATTTAATTCTTCCAGATAAAGAAGGAGAAGAATTAATAAAAGAACTTTCATTACTTGAAAACAATAAAAACTCAAAAATAATTGTATTAAGTGGTGAACAGGATATTCAAAAAAGAAACTTTTTATTTGAACATGGGGTTGTTGATTATCTGTCAAAACAAGCACCCTTAAAAGACTTAGTAGAAGAAATAGATACTATTATAAGTGATATTTTAACAAATAATAAAAGTTCTATTTTAGTAGTAGATGACTCCTCTTTTGTAAGAAAAACAATGAAACTTGTTTTAAGCGTTAAAAACTATAATATTCTTTTAGCAGCAGATGTACAAGAGGCTTTAGAGATATTAAAAAAACAGCAAGTAGATTTAATTTTTTCAGATTTAGAGATGCCCAATATTGATGGAATAGAATTTATAAATATTTTAAAAAAAGATATAAATACAAAAGATATTCCAATTTTAGTTCTATCAGGAAGTAAAGATAGAGAAAGCTATGCCAAGGTTTTAAAACATGGAGCAATTGATTTTATAAGAAAACCTTTTTTAAATGAAGAAATATTATTAAAAGCCAACTTACATATAAAACACTCTAAACAAATACAAGAAATAGCAAATCAGGCAAAAGAGTTAAGTGAATATAAAAGACTTTTAAATGAAAGCGATATTATAAGTAAAGCCAACCCAAAAGGAATTATCACTTATGTAAATGATAATTTTGTAAATATTTCAGGATATACAAAAGAAGAACTTTTAGGAAAACCTCATAACATAGTAAGACACCCAGATATGTCTTCTTTAATTTTTAAAGAGATGTGGGAACATATAAAAGAGAAAAAAACATATAAAAATATTATAAAAAATAGAAAAAAAGATGGAAATGTTTATTATGTTGATGCAACTATTTCTCCTATTTTGGATATAAATGGAGAGATAAAAGAGATAATTGGAATAAGACATGATATAACTGATATTATGAATCCCAAAAGACAACTTTTAGATGATTTAAAATATATAGAAAATCCTATTTTAATCTTTTTAGAGATTGTAAATTATAAACTTTTTCAAGATTTTTATTCTGAAACAATTATGCATCAATTTGAAGAAGAACTTGCAAAAAAACTACTTGAATATTTTCCTGAATATAGTGGATTAAAAAAAGTATACAATTTAAGCAATGGTTTATTTGCTTTACTTAAAAATCAATACTTAGAATCAAAGTATATCGATATTTGTTTAGGAGAAGTTATAAAAAACTTTAAAGAAAAAGGTGTTTTATTTAGAGATAATATTTATGATATGGAAATTTGCTTAAGTTATTCAAATGAAAAATCTTATATTTATGATGATGTAAGTTTAGGAATAAAATATGCAATAGAGACCAAAACACAAGTAGTATATGCAAAAGATTTTTATAGAAGAGCTCAAATTGAAGCTAGAAAAAAACTAAAAATTCTTCAAATGATAAAAGATGCCCTTGCCAATGATAATAGCTGCTTTGAATCACACTTTCAAGGTATTATTGATAATAATACACAAGAAATAGTAAAATATGAATCTTTAGTTAGATTAAAAAACAAAAATGAAGAACCTTTAACTCCTTATCATTTTTTAGAATTATCTAAAAAAACAGGTTATTATACAAAAATCACAAAAAAGATAATTGAGAACTCTTTTAAAGCTTTAAAATTAACAAATAAAGATATAAGCATAAATCTTTCTGGAACAGATATAGAAAATATTGAAATAAGAAATTTACTTTTAGAATCAGTTATGAAAGAAGAATTTAAAGGAAGAATTACTTTTGAATTATTAGAAGATGAAAATATAAAAGATTTTAATATTATAAAAGATTTTATATCTTTAGCAAAATTAATGGGAAATGTAAAAATAGCAATTGATGATTTTGGTTCTGGATATTCTAATTTTGAAAGATTATTAGATTTTCAACCTGATTTTCTAAAAATAGATGGTTCCTTAATTAAAAATATTGTTAATGATGAGTTTAGTAGGCATGTTGTTGAAGCTATTATTCTTTTTGCAAAGAAACAAAAGATTAAAACAGTTGCTGAATTTGTTGAGAATGAAGAGATATTTAATAAAGTAAAAGAGTTAGGAATAGATTACTCTCAAGGATACTATTTCCATAAACCACAAAAGTTATAA
- a CDS encoding response regulator: protein MQDKINKLKELKLLFVDDEVSIQNALSNILNNLQVNFFIAADGEEALKILEENKDINFVITDINMPNMNGLQLIEEIQKNYKNIEFIILSAHSETPYLKRANSLNIKGYLVKPMDIIKLINTIVD from the coding sequence GTGCAAGATAAAATTAATAAACTAAAAGAGCTAAAACTACTTTTTGTTGATGATGAAGTTTCAATACAAAATGCCTTATCTAATATCTTAAATAATTTACAAGTAAATTTTTTTATAGCAGCTGATGGAGAAGAAGCTTTAAAAATTTTAGAAGAAAATAAAGATATAAACTTTGTAATAACAGATATAAATATGCCTAATATGAATGGCTTACAATTAATAGAAGAGATACAAAAAAACTATAAAAATATTGAGTTTATAATACTTTCAGCACACTCTGAAACTCCTTACTTAAAAAGAGCAAATAGCTTAAATATTAAAGGTTATTTAGTAAAACCTATGGATATTATAAAACTTATAAATACAATAGTGGATTAG
- a CDS encoding sensor histidine kinase produces the protein MKKFSILLVDDVAENIHSLKMMIEDSFDVDIYSALSAQEGMEILMKNEINLILTDIQMPEIDGFEFAEYLKGIEKTKDIPLIFITGIYDKDEYKRRGYDIGAIEYITKPIDDILLDAKLKVYIDIFERSKKREDEIEQKNEILIHQAKMATMGEMIGVIAHQLKQPLNILSLYCNDVKDSYKFGEINDEFIDEFTKNTKKNIDFMSKTIDDFRDFFNPKKSKRVFELKKVIDTSLELLSKQLENNNIQVNVDVSEETVFGVDSELEQVILNLLTNAQDAFIERKIEEREIKISAGSNKNYTILVFEDTAGGIKEDNLDKIFDPYFTTKEKGTGTGLYMVKLVVKTSFNGDLKLENSSRGAKFILVLPSKS, from the coding sequence ATGAAAAAGTTTAGTATTTTACTTGTAGATGATGTAGCTGAAAATATTCACTCTTTAAAAATGATGATAGAAGATAGTTTTGATGTGGATATTTATAGTGCTTTAAGTGCTCAAGAGGGTATGGAAATCTTAATGAAAAATGAGATAAATCTAATACTTACAGATATTCAAATGCCAGAAATTGATGGATTTGAATTTGCAGAGTATTTAAAAGGTATCGAAAAAACTAAAGATATTCCTTTGATTTTTATTACTGGAATTTATGATAAAGATGAGTATAAAAGAAGAGGGTATGATATTGGTGCAATAGAGTATATTACTAAACCTATTGATGATATTTTACTTGATGCAAAATTAAAAGTTTATATTGATATTTTTGAAAGAAGTAAAAAAAGAGAAGATGAAATTGAACAAAAAAATGAGATATTAATTCATCAAGCTAAAATGGCAACAATGGGAGAAATGATAGGGGTTATTGCCCATCAATTAAAACAACCTTTAAATATTCTTTCTTTATATTGTAATGATGTAAAAGACTCATATAAATTTGGGGAAATAAATGATGAATTTATAGATGAATTTACAAAAAATACTAAAAAAAATATAGATTTTATGAGTAAAACAATTGATGATTTTAGAGACTTTTTTAATCCAAAAAAATCAAAAAGAGTTTTTGAACTTAAAAAAGTTATTGATACAAGTTTAGAATTACTTTCAAAACAATTGGAAAATAATAATATACAAGTAAATGTTGATGTATCAGAGGAGACTGTTTTTGGAGTTGATTCTGAATTAGAACAAGTTATATTAAATCTATTAACAAATGCACAAGATGCTTTTATTGAAAGAAAAATAGAAGAAAGAGAGATAAAAATATCAGCTGGTTCAAATAAAAATTATACGATTTTAGTTTTTGAAGATACCGCAGGTGGAATTAAAGAAGATAATTTAGATAAAATTTTCGATCCTTATTTTACTACAAAAGAAAAAGGTACAGGAACAGGATTATATATGGTAAAACTTGTTGTAAAAACAAGTTTTAATGGAGATTTAAAACTGGAAAATAGCTCAAGAGGAGCTAAATTTATCCTAGTTTTACCTTCTAAAAGTTAA
- a CDS encoding ModE family transcriptional regulator: MKKLDNIQTDLLMTNLDEEGKLSCLKAFKVARLIGMKPKDMAEIAKSLDITITNCELGVFGKLTFSEMDDKIYNSLTKNTTENKKVECEIAWKEAQAKGATLKKVGSTIKNSDIKVTHCQLGCFYDEEFEKFKHD; the protein is encoded by the coding sequence ATGAAAAAACTAGATAATATACAAACAGATTTATTAATGACAAATTTAGATGAAGAAGGTAAACTATCTTGTCTAAAGGCCTTTAAAGTTGCAAGACTAATAGGTATGAAACCTAAAGATATGGCAGAAATTGCAAAAAGTTTAGATATAACTATAACAAATTGTGAATTAGGAGTTTTTGGAAAACTTACATTTTCAGAAATGGATGATAAAATTTATAATTCACTAACTAAAAATACCACTGAAAATAAAAAAGTTGAGTGTGAAATTGCTTGGAAAGAAGCACAAGCAAAAGGTGCAACACTTAAAAAAGTAGGTTCTACAATAAAAAATTCTGATATTAAAGTTACCCATTGTCAATTGGGTTGTTTTTATGATGAAGAGTTTGAAAAATTCAAACATGATTAA
- a CDS encoding sensor histidine kinase, translating to MKQKDIKPEDIINLIDDLIFLKDLDGIYQNCNKAYLEYFNKNMNEIVGKNDFEIFNKKTAMNFIQSDTELLKNKITKTYDERIYNKEETIYLETIKTIIYDKKNNPIGILGISRDITIRKQYEILYQENQTIFEMIIKKEPLEEILNTIINFVEEKCPNVMCSILFLNKDKKRIEKAIAPSLPNSYIKNIKGIKIAAGVAASGTAAFLKKRVIIKNINTHPYWQAYKYITNEVGIKACCSQPIFSSIDEILGTFTFYYKESKRPSSYELRLIDSFSHLCSIAMQKDIDEKEFKEKNLLLIHQSKMASLGEMLENIAHQWRQPLSLISTCASAVKIQREVGVLNEDLVDEALDNILNSTKYLTKTIDDFRSFFLKNRSKKDFFIKKTIEKVLNLTSAKFKNKEINFIKDIEDLPIFGFENELLQVLINILNNAEDALILNDIKNKLIFINVYKKNNDCIIEIKDNANGIPQHIIEKVFEPYFTTKHKSQGTGIGLYMSQEIISKHMYGKIEVKNTNFFFENEQYYGALFKITLPLK from the coding sequence ATGAAACAAAAAGATATAAAACCAGAAGATATTATAAATCTCATTGATGACTTAATTTTTTTAAAAGACTTAGATGGAATTTATCAAAATTGTAATAAAGCCTATTTAGAATATTTTAATAAAAATATGAATGAAATTGTTGGTAAAAATGATTTTGAAATTTTTAATAAAAAAACAGCAATGAATTTTATTCAATCAGATACTGAACTCTTAAAAAATAAAATCACTAAAACATATGATGAAAGAATTTATAATAAAGAAGAAACAATTTATTTAGAAACAATAAAAACAATTATTTATGATAAAAAAAATAATCCCATAGGAATTTTAGGAATATCAAGAGATATTACAATAAGAAAACAATATGAAATTTTATATCAAGAAAATCAAACTATCTTTGAGATGATAATAAAAAAAGAACCTTTAGAAGAGATTTTAAATACTATAATAAATTTTGTAGAAGAAAAATGTCCAAATGTAATGTGCTCAATTTTATTTTTAAATAAAGATAAAAAAAGAATTGAAAAAGCAATTGCACCTTCCTTACCAAACTCATATATAAAAAATATTAAAGGTATTAAAATTGCAGCTGGAGTGGCAGCTTCCGGAACTGCTGCTTTTTTAAAAAAAAGAGTGATTATCAAAAATATCAATACTCATCCATACTGGCAAGCATATAAATACATAACCAATGAAGTAGGAATAAAAGCCTGTTGTTCTCAACCAATATTTTCAAGTATTGATGAAATCTTAGGAACTTTTACTTTTTATTATAAAGAATCTAAACGCCCCTCTTCTTATGAATTACGACTTATTGATTCTTTTTCACATTTATGCAGTATTGCTATGCAAAAAGATATAGATGAAAAAGAGTTTAAAGAGAAAAATTTGCTTTTAATTCATCAATCCAAAATGGCTAGCTTAGGAGAAATGCTAGAAAATATTGCCCACCAATGGAGACAACCTCTTTCCCTTATTTCTACTTGTGCCTCAGCTGTTAAAATTCAAAGAGAAGTTGGAGTTTTAAATGAAGATTTAGTTGATGAAGCCTTAGATAATATTTTGAATTCAACTAAATATTTAACTAAAACAATAGATGATTTTAGAAGCTTTTTTTTAAAAAATAGAAGCAAAAAAGATTTTTTCATAAAAAAAACCATAGAAAAGGTATTAAATCTAACAAGTGCAAAGTTTAAAAATAAAGAGATAAATTTTATAAAAGATATTGAAGATTTACCTATTTTTGGATTTGAAAATGAGTTATTACAAGTTTTAATAAATATTTTAAATAATGCAGAAGATGCATTGATTTTAAACGATATTAAAAATAAACTTATTTTTATAAATGTCTATAAAAAAAATAATGATTGCATAATAGAAATAAAAGATAATGCAAATGGTATTCCTCAACATATAATTGAAAAAGTTTTTGAACCTTATTTTACAACAAAGCATAAATCTCAAGGAACAGGAATTGGATTATATATGTCACAAGAGATAATATCAAAACATATGTATGGAAAAATAGAAGTAAAAAATACTAACTTTTTCTTTGAAAATGAACAATACTATGGTGCCTTATTTAAAATAACCCTTCCTTTAAAGTAA
- a CDS encoding LOG family protein: MNIAIYCGSKFGDKQIYKIKALEVAKTFAKYKFNMVYGGSIAGIMGIVSNEALKLGVEVTGVITYDLEDKEIANKNLKTLYKVETMRERKAMMEKLSDAFIALPGGYGTFEEIFEIMSNTQIGMHKKPCAFYNVNGYYNSLMQFLKNCVEEGFLTKRHYDMIIFSDDIEEIFQRIINYTPPKSKWEDN, from the coding sequence GTGAATATAGCTATTTATTGTGGTTCAAAATTTGGTGATAAACAAATATATAAAATAAAAGCTTTAGAAGTGGCTAAAACTTTTGCAAAATATAAATTTAATATGGTTTATGGAGGAAGCATAGCTGGAATTATGGGAATAGTTTCAAATGAAGCCTTAAAACTTGGAGTTGAAGTAACAGGGGTAATTACTTATGATTTAGAAGATAAAGAAATTGCCAATAAAAACTTAAAAACATTATATAAAGTTGAAACTATGAGAGAAAGAAAAGCTATGATGGAAAAATTAAGTGATGCTTTTATTGCTCTTCCTGGAGGATATGGAACTTTTGAGGAGATATTTGAGATTATGTCAAATACTCAAATAGGAATGCATAAAAAACCTTGTGCTTTTTATAATGTAAATGGATATTATAATAGTTTAATGCAATTTTTAAAAAATTGTGTTGAAGAAGGCTTTTTAACAAAAAGACATTATGATATGATAATCTTTTCAGATGATATAGAGGAAATTTTTCAAAGAATAATAAACTATACTCCTCCTAAATCTAAATGGGAAGATAATTAA
- a CDS encoding efflux RND transporter permease subunit: MIKKFYTNILFKNPKKILFLVFLSIAFLGFYATKLEIDASAETLLLDDDKDLAFAREVSKNYKSEDILVITFTPKDKDLLSNNNLKTIKDLSEDILKLNKTQSIISILNVPLFQSPTAQLQKLVEEVKTLENSKDINKALVKNEFLTSAIYKNSLVSNDFETTAIIINLKRNEQFFTLVEKRNDLLSKKREKNISKDELKELEKVTLEFKEYRDKQRILEHNYIKNIRVILKKYKNEGVLFLGGVNMIATDIISFVKSDLVIYGSTLILLLIGILWVIFRQIRWVALSVLICSLSVIATSGMLGFFNWEVTVISSNFISLQLIITISIILHLIVRYRELTITYKNSSHSKIILNTMLSKLNPSFFAIITTIAGFGSLLLSNIQPVINLGWMMSTGIAISLIIAFIVFPTILILLNKVLPYKTFENNLHFIDYAIKIVTSKGNTILIGSIILIAFALTGASKLLVENSFISYFKKDTEIYKSMKVIDQKLGGTTPLDIIINFNETKKEENSKKTSSDDILASFEDEFNQTENNEQYWFTEHRMNMIIKVHDYLESIPQVGKVQSLATMLKVGKILNNNEELDSFKLALLYNKLPNEYKAIVLDPYINIQKDQARITLRIIDSDDNLRRDELLKKINYDLKNVINDNSVEYRLSNLMVLYNNMLQSLFDSQVKTLGFVILTLFIMFIILFRSLMLATIAILANIVPISIIFGIMGWLEIPLDIMTITIAAISIGIGVDDTIHYIHRFKTEFKKDHNYIEAMKRSHKTIGFAMVYTSVAVMVGFSILVLSNLIPTIYFGLLTVIVMATILLSAILLLPRLIILFEPFSK, encoded by the coding sequence ATGATAAAAAAATTTTATACAAATATATTATTTAAAAACCCTAAAAAAATTCTATTTTTAGTATTTTTATCAATAGCTTTTTTAGGTTTTTATGCAACAAAACTTGAAATAGATGCTTCAGCTGAAACTTTATTATTAGATGATGATAAAGATTTAGCTTTTGCAAGAGAAGTTTCTAAAAATTATAAAAGTGAAGATATTTTAGTTATTACTTTTACTCCAAAAGATAAAGACTTATTATCTAATAATAATCTAAAAACAATTAAAGATTTAAGTGAAGATATTTTAAAACTAAATAAAACACAAAGTATTATTTCTATTTTAAATGTACCTTTATTTCAGTCTCCTACAGCTCAACTTCAAAAATTAGTTGAAGAAGTTAAAACATTAGAAAATAGCAAAGATATAAATAAAGCACTTGTAAAAAATGAATTTTTAACTTCTGCAATTTATAAAAATAGTTTAGTAAGTAATGATTTTGAAACAACTGCAATTATTATAAATCTAAAAAGAAATGAACAATTTTTTACTTTAGTTGAAAAAAGAAATGACTTATTAAGCAAAAAAAGAGAAAAAAATATCTCAAAAGATGAACTAAAAGAACTTGAAAAAGTAACTTTAGAGTTTAAAGAATATAGAGATAAACAAAGAATTTTAGAACATAACTATATAAAAAATATTAGAGTAATTTTAAAAAAATATAAAAATGAAGGAGTTCTATTTTTAGGTGGTGTAAATATGATAGCCACTGATATTATAAGCTTTGTAAAAAGTGATTTAGTAATTTATGGTTCTACTTTGATTTTATTGCTAATAGGTATTTTATGGGTTATTTTTAGACAAATTAGATGGGTTGCTTTATCTGTTTTAATTTGTAGTTTATCAGTAATTGCAACAAGTGGAATGTTGGGATTTTTTAATTGGGAAGTAACAGTTATCTCTTCTAATTTTATCTCATTACAGTTAATTATTACTATTTCTATTATTTTACATTTAATTGTAAGATATAGAGAACTAACAATTACTTATAAAAACTCTTCACATAGCAAGATTATTTTAAATACTATGTTATCAAAATTAAATCCATCTTTTTTTGCAATTATTACAACAATAGCAGGATTTGGTTCACTATTATTATCAAATATTCAGCCCGTAATTAATTTAGGCTGGATGATGAGTACAGGAATTGCTATTTCACTTATTATTGCATTTATAGTTTTTCCAACTATTTTAATTTTATTAAATAAAGTTTTACCATATAAAACATTTGAAAATAATCTTCACTTTATAGATTATGCTATAAAAATAGTAACTTCTAAGGGTAATACTATTTTAATAGGAAGTATTATACTTATTGCTTTTGCTTTAACAGGTGCTTCAAAATTACTTGTTGAGAATAGCTTTATCTCTTATTTTAAAAAAGATACAGAGATATATAAAAGTATGAAAGTAATTGATCAAAAACTAGGTGGAACAACTCCTTTAGATATTATTATTAATTTTAATGAAACAAAAAAAGAAGAGAACAGTAAAAAAACTTCAAGTGATGATATATTGGCTTCTTTTGAAGATGAATTTAATCAAACAGAAAATAATGAACAATATTGGTTTACTGAACATAGAATGAATATGATTATTAAGGTTCATGATTATTTAGAAAGTATTCCACAAGTGGGAAAAGTTCAATCTTTAGCAACAATGTTAAAAGTTGGAAAAATCTTAAATAACAATGAAGAGTTAGATTCTTTTAAATTAGCACTTTTATATAATAAATTACCAAATGAATATAAAGCCATAGTATTAGATCCATATATAAATATTCAAAAAGACCAAGCAAGAATTACACTTAGAATTATTGATTCTGATGATAATTTAAGAAGAGATGAATTACTTAAAAAAATAAATTATGATTTAAAAAATGTAATCAATGATAATAGTGTTGAATATAGATTGTCAAATTTAATGGTTTTATATAATAATATGCTTCAATCATTATTTGATTCACAAGTTAAAACTTTGGGATTTGTAATTTTAACTTTATTTATAATGTTTATAATTTTATTTAGATCTTTAATGCTAGCAACCATTGCTATATTAGCAAATATTGTTCCTATTTCTATTATTTTTGGAATTATGGGTTGGCTAGAGATACCTTTAGATATTATGACTATTACTATTGCTGCTATATCAATTGGGATTGGAGTAGATGATACAATTCACTATATTCATAGATTTAAAACAGAATTTAAAAAAGATCATAATTATATTGAAGCAATGAAACGTTCACATAAAACTATTGGTTTTGCTATGGTTTATACTTCAGTTGCAGTAATGGTAGGTTTTTCAATTTTAGTTTTATCAAATCTAATTCCAACAATATACTTTGGATTATTAACAGTTATAGTTATGGCTACAATTTTACTTTCAGCAATATTACTACTTCCAAGATTGATTATACTTTTTGAACCTTTTTCAAAATAG
- a CDS encoding response regulator, which translates to MINVEFLKKLTILYVEDEDVAREKLAKTLNRLFKKVYLAPNGLEGYIQFQKLHLAKTPVDLVLSDINMPKMSGIEMLAQIRELDKEVPFIFTTARSESENLLKAIELKANHYILKPIDMEDVVLKSQEVCQKKYYERMLLLKNQELEQYLKALDNVAVVLKFDEEGNITFINSSFLESFDKNEDEILNTSFRELIHTDISKEVIDSLFEIINKNKIWEGDLKYLSSDNNPFYVNSTIFEIEENNKKLFINIGFVSTKENLEKREFKKKVLKNIQEQNQKILIYKKEVEELRLKISKYENIIVLLKEEIENEKKKNQTRLNQLKHLETEKLTFDEKQEHILKAKNKQFEDYRIMLAKVKKEKEALLEKTHVLEKELLERKLDIERKEEMLELKRKRIEDLNDVVKYREIQLKKLDPSIILN; encoded by the coding sequence ATGATTAATGTAGAATTTCTAAAAAAACTTACTATTTTATATGTGGAAGATGAAGATGTAGCTAGAGAGAAACTAGCTAAAACCTTAAATAGATTATTTAAAAAAGTCTATTTAGCTCCAAATGGACTTGAAGGTTATATTCAATTTCAAAAACTTCATCTTGCAAAAACACCTGTTGATCTTGTTTTAAGTGATATAAATATGCCTAAAATGAGTGGTATTGAGATGTTAGCACAAATAAGAGAACTAGATAAGGAAGTTCCATTTATTTTCACAACAGCAAGATCTGAATCTGAAAATCTTTTAAAAGCGATTGAATTAAAAGCAAATCACTATATTTTAAAACCTATTGATATGGAAGATGTTGTTTTAAAATCTCAAGAAGTTTGTCAAAAAAAATATTATGAAAGAATGCTTTTATTAAAAAACCAAGAATTAGAACAATATTTAAAAGCTTTAGATAATGTTGCAGTTGTTTTAAAATTTGATGAAGAAGGAAATATTACTTTTATAAATAGTTCATTTTTAGAATCATTTGATAAAAATGAAGATGAAATTTTAAATACAAGTTTTAGAGAGTTAATTCATACAGATATTTCAAAAGAAGTTATAGATTCACTATTTGAAATAATAAATAAAAATAAGATTTGGGAAGGTGATTTAAAATACTTAAGTAGTGATAATAACCCTTTTTATGTAAATAGCACTATTTTTGAAATAGAAGAGAACAATAAAAAACTTTTTATTAATATTGGATTTGTATCAACAAAAGAGAATTTAGAAAAAAGGGAATTTAAGAAAAAAGTACTTAAAAATATTCAAGAACAAAATCAAAAGATTTTAATTTATAAAAAAGAAGTTGAAGAATTAAGACTTAAAATATCAAAATATGAAAATATTATAGTTTTACTAAAAGAAGAAATTGAAAATGAAAAAAAGAAAAATCAAACAAGGCTTAATCAATTAAAACATTTAGAAACTGAAAAATTAACTTTTGATGAAAAACAAGAACATATTTTAAAAGCTAAAAATAAACAGTTTGAAGACTATAGAATTATGCTAGCAAAAGTAAAAAAAGAAAAAGAAGCTTTACTTGAAAAAACACATGTTTTAGAAAAAGAACTTCTTGAAAGGAAACTAGATATAGAAAGAAAAGAAGAGATGCTAGAATTAAAAAGAAAAAGAATTGAAGATTTAAATGATGTGGTTAAATATAGAGAAATCCAGCTTAAAAAGCTAGATCCTTCTATTATATTAAATTAA